ACGTTTTAATGAGCTACGTTTCCTGCTCTACCTTGTCGGCTCCCCACTTATCCCCCTTCAAGTCCAACTCGGCCACTCAATCCACCGCCCTGTCAAAGATTGTTCCATTGTACGTAAGACTTAGTTTATATCTTAATTCGTTTATTgggttttcttattttttttgccACATGCATGATATATGTAGTACTATCACTTTCATGTCTTGTTGGTTACTAGTCGATGATTTGCATGGACAACATTCTTAATTATAGCTAAATGATCatctgcatctctctctctctctcatctcaggAAGCTTCAACGGCCAAATATATTGTGCAACAGTATACAGCAGCAACGGGTGGCCAACTGGCATTAAACTCAGTGCACAGCATGTGTGTGACCGGGCAAGTGAAGTTTAAAACATCGAATTTTCATCGAGGAAACGAGAGGATAGAGTTGAAAAAGTGCACCGAAGAGGCTGGTGGATTTGTGCTTTGGCAAAAGAATCCGGACTTGTGGTGCTTGGAACTTCTTGTTTCGGGCTGCAAAGTGAGTTGCGGAAGCAATGGAAAGATTTCATGGCGCCACTCCTCCAATCAACAAACACCCATTTCTAAAGGTCCTCCCAGACCCTTGCGCCGTTTTCTACAGGTACTACATAATTAATAACTACATACCTCAAATTTCAATTAACTTCTCcgttacaaaaatatttaaccCTTGTTCATTTCTTCTGCAATCCATTGCTCATTTGCATATATAAATGGAAACGAGTAAAAAGTGGATCATGCTAGTTGGTCGCCCAGCTCTTACTGTTGGGCGTGATCGCTagatcatttcttttatttcttaaatacacaaatttattaatagtaacaactttgttaaatatttaaaaataaataaaatgcactATCGGTCAAATCTAGAGGCAaactagcattttttttaaaagaattaatacaGTCGTGATTAAATTGAGAATTAGCGAAATGTCATAACAAAcaattattttgtatattttatttgtttatattttaacaaataaaatatatttgtttattttttatttccaataaATTTTCTATCCATGTTTTGCCCCTTAATTAGAAATTCTAATTTAATTCCCAGctagagatgaaaaaaaaataataataataacattcatgtatatatatgttttacaaTATTCTTTAAAAGGGACACATGACTTGATCTTTAGCACCATTTCTCGTGAAcatctgtttttgttttttggtgtACACATTATCTATATAATTGGGCAGGGTCTTGACCCGAGGGCCACAGCCAACCTTTTCATCGATGCAATGTGCATCGGAGAGAGGCTGATAAACGATGATGACTGCTTCATTCTGAAGCTAGAGACGAGCCCCGCCATCCGGGAGGCTCAAAGTGGCCCAAACTACGATGTCATCCACCACACTATATGGGGTTACTTCAGCCAACGCTCGGGGCTCTTGATTCAGTTTGAGGACTCGAGGTTGCTGCGGATGAAAACCCAACTAGGGGATGAGGATGTGTTCTGGGAGACGAGCACAGAGTCAGTGATGGAGGATTACAAGTACGTTGATGGTGTAAACATTGCTCACAGCGGCAAGACCAGCGTCACAATTTTTAGATATGGAGAGCAATCATCTAACCACAAGAGGGAGCTCGAAGAGAGATGGAAGATTGAAGATGTGGATTTCAATTTGTGGGGTTTGACAATGGAAAGCTTTTTGCCTCCTGCAGACCTAgaataaattaagaaatcaaATAGTTGAGAGATCACAACCCTTGTTAGATAAAGTTGGatttcttatatatacatacatatatatatatatatatggagtgtAATTAAGGAGTATTAAGGAGAAGTGAAATGATTTGCACAGTTTAGAATATACAAGTCtcgcatattttatttaaaaaaaaatgataaacttatgactcacatgaaaaaacttattttttaatagaatatttcatattttttaaataaatgtgcGAGATATGTATAtcttaaaactatatctaacattgctttatgaaaaatacaaataagTATAAATACTAGCCAATTGAAAAGATgctttgagattttcttttccaaagAATTGAAAGAAATGCCAATTGTTTTTAGTACTTTGGAGTTTTGTTTTATATGGTATTTCTTTTGAGCAATGATAAATTAACATACGATTGCGAGTAGTACttttaatgagtaattaatgaaaataaaagaaaatatttaatttcgagtgaataaaattaaaatttaggccttttttggattaaaaaattatcaaaactcatctcatatcatctcatctgattattacaattttcttaaatttttaaataaaatatgataaacaatttaatttttttaaatctcaaaacaaaaattatattataacaatattattcaactttcaactcttatctcatattatttctactcaactcactatccaaacctccttctaattttaatttataaagtcttgaaaatctaagaattaacctaattgatttgaaaatgattattctattatcaagtccatatttttttttttttgaaaataaacctcCTTGTATTCAATTCAAATTGTAACTGTATTACAATACATTTTGTCTATCCTTAATTGATTCGTAATATACTCAGGGCCCTCCTCAATCCAATACAAATCACTCATCCCATATATAGCCCCTTTTGCAAGTTGATGAGCCACCTCGTTTCCCTCTCTGTGAGTAAAACCAATTTTCCACTCTGGATAGTGCCTCAGTTTCTGTTGCAGGTCTTCCACCAGCTGACCCAGACTTGAGTCATTCCTCTCTCCCATCTTCACAGCATCAATCACACTCTTTGCATCCCCTTCAATTATGACCTTTCTCACTCCCAACTCTTCACATAGAACCATAGCTTCCCACATGGCAGAACACTCAGCCCCAAAAGCACCTAAGATAGCTTCTCTTCTAATTGATGCTGCAGCAAACACCTCACCTCTTCCATCCCTTATTATCACTCCAATACCCATCTTTTTTGAAGGCGCATTAACAGCAGCATCAAAATTAGCCTTTAATATCATATCCCCAGGTTTCTTCCATCCTCTATCGTAGTTAATAccaccatctgctgcatttagatttatttccttctctttcttccttcttgcCCGATTGAATTCCTCATATCCTTCTACTGACCACTGAATCACCCTTGTTGGACTTGCAAATTTTTTCTCAAAGACCACTTTATTTCTTCTATGCCATAtatttctcattattattaCCAGCTTCTCTATATTTTCCATCGTGAGTTTGCTATACAGTTCCTTCCATAACTGGAAAAAACTATCCTCACCCACTCTCCATTTTTGCACTGGGCTTCCCTTCTCTGCCCACACATCTGTGGCTGCTGGACACCACCAAATAGCATGCATAGCAGATTCTTCATCACTTAAGCATATTGGGCACAAGCCATCTGTCACTATTTTTTTCTGCCATAAATTATGCTTTGTAGGCAGAATATTGTGAGCAAGTTTCCAAAAAAAGTGTTTCACAGTTCCTGGGACATTcaatctccatatctgcttccATATAGCTTCCTCTCTGTCTCCCTCAGAGTTTTCCCCATCCCCCATCCTTCTGACTTGCTGCAGCATATGGTAGGCACTTCTGACAGAATACTTGCCATTTCTAGATTGGTCCCAAATTAGTCTATCCTTTGCACCCAAAGGGCTAACAGGCAAAGACAATATCATTTcagcttcatcttcatcaaaaaTCTGTCTCACCAACTCCATCTTCCATCCTTTAACTGAGTCATTAATCAACTCACTCACTCGAGCATTAGCATTTAGCATCTTTACTTGAGATTGAACACATCCAGTCACAGGTTTAGGCAACCATTTATATCCCCATATATGAATGGATTCACCATTACCTACCCTCCATCTCATACCTCTCTTAATAACTCCCATAGCAGCCCACACACTCCTCCAAATGAAAGATGGACATTTACCCAAAGGGGCTTCAAGGAATGAAGAgtctctaaaatatttatctttaaagattCTAGCCACTAGAGAATTTGGAAATTTGAGCATCCGCCACCCTTGTTTGGCAAGCATAGCCAAGTTAAAATCCTCAAGTAATCTAAAACCCAACCCACCATACATTTTACCCTGCCCCAATCTACTCCACTTCCACCAATGGATTCCATCCTCTTTTTTATGTTGAGACCACCAGAATTTAGCAAAAAGCTGTTCAATTTCCTCACACAGCCTCTTTGGTAACTTGAATACACACATAGTATATGTGGGGATGGCTTGCAACACTGCCTTAATAAGAACTTCCTTTCCAGCTTTTGAAAGAAAAGcatttttccaattttgaatCCTATTCCACACCCTTTCTTTAAGGCCCCTCAAAGCATTATACTTGGATCTTCCCACCACAGCTGGCAAAccaaggtatttttcataactgTCACAAACATTGGAACCAGCTTCATTGAATATCTCCTTTTTAATACATTCCTTCGTGTTTTTACTGAAAAAGATAGAGGTTTTTTCCTTATTTAACTTTTGCCCCGAGGCCTTTTCATAACATTCAAGAATAGAATACATGTTCCTCCATTCCTCTACTGCAGCCTTCCCAAAGATCAcacaatcatctgcaaacagcAAATGATTTACCCTTAAACCCCCTCTAGTTGCAGCCACTCCCTTAATCACCCCATCCCTTTCAGCTTTCTCAAATAAGTGACTTAATCCTTCTGCACATATCAAGAacatatatggagataagggatctCCCTGCCTTAACCCCCTCGAAGGAATGATTTTCTTCCCTGGTTTTCCATTAACCAACACTGAAAAACTAACAGTTTGGACACATAACATAATCAATCTAGTAATTTTCTCCCCAAAGCCCAATTTGAATAGCATAGCTCTTAAGAATGGCCATTCAACTCTATCATAGGCTTTAGACATATCAATCTTCACAGCCATACTACCAGACTTTCCTTTATGCTTGGTTTGCATTGAGTGAAGTAATTCAAATGCAACCATAATATTATCAGAAATAAGCCTATCAGAAATGAATGCACTTTGTGTTAATGAAATAACAGCAGGTAATACCTTTTTCACTCTATTTGCAAGGACCTTGGAAATCAGCTTGTATAGGACGTTACAAAGGCTGATTGGTCTGAATTCCATCATAGTCCTCGGCATCTTGACCTTTGGGATCAATGCTATGAGTGTGTGGTTTAAATCTGCCCCCATGTTACCCCCATTTAGAAACTCCAACACTGCCTCACTAACATCAGAACCAATTGACTCCCAATGCCTCTGATAGAACCCCGCCCCAAAACCATCTGGTCCAGGGGATTTCCAAGGAGACATTTGTTTCAGTGCCATTTCTACCTCCTCTCTTCTAAAGGTTCCTTCAAGCCCCATTCTTTGTTCACTAGAGATTTTAGGCTCAATATCTGAAATGCAACATTCAATATCAGCTTCAGAGGGATTATTAGACAAGTACACTCCTGTAAAATACTCTCCAAAAGCCTTTTCAATAGCTTCCTGCCTCCTCACAGTAAACCCATGAACATCAgctatttcaacaatataattctttttttttctttggctaGCACATGCATGAAAAAACTTAGTATTACGATCCCCAAGTTGCAGCCAATGGGCCTTAGCTCTTTGCCTCCACCAACAATTCTCCTGTTCCAACAACTCCTCCAACTTCCCATTCACCTGTCTTATTTCATCTACATTCGAAGGcccttcatcttcttttaattcttttagtttttcagaAAAGATCTTGATCTCACTCCCTCTCTTTGAATTCTTACTCATATACCATTCTCTGAGAGCCTGACTGCAAGACTTTAGACACCTCTGAACACTTAAGAGCCTACCTCTCATCCTTTGTTCCCTATTCCAAACCTCTTTCACAGTCTCTCCACATTCATTTTCCTGATCCCAGGTCATTTCATAACGAAAGGGTCTCTCAAATCTTCCTTTCAAGTTGCTGTCATTATAACAAGAAAGTAGAATAGGAAGGTGGTCAGAGCTCCATGCAACCAGAATTTCCACCTCCACCCTGCTGTAACCCCTTCTCCATTCTTGATTAGCAACAGCACGATCAAGCCTCTCTTTTACAAAAGACCCATCTGAGTGGCCATTGCTCCACATATACTTGTTACCCCTCCATCCAAGATCACTCAACCCACCAAGAGATAAGGCATTTCTAAATTCCTCCATCTGACTTTCTCTCCTCTCATTACCCCCCCATTTTTCATCTTGAGAACAcaactcattaaaatcaccaatcaCACACCAACCCACCTCAGATGAAGGTTTTAGCATTTGCAACAATTCCCATGATCCCTTTCTTTTGGCAGTTTCTGGATGCCCATAAAATCCTGTCAGCAACCTCTTTCTTTCCCCCTTCAACTTCACCCAAAGGCTAATGAGCCATTGAGAGAAATTCATCAATTCCACATCCTCTATATTCTTCCAAAGCATTAACAACCCACCCCTCAACCCTCTCGGTTCCACCATCATACAGCCATCAAAACCCAATTTCCTTTGAATTAATTCAACTTTATTAGATCTCAACTTTGTTTCCATAATAAAAACAAAGTCTGGCAGCTTTTCCTTTGTAAGATTACAAAGGACCTGAACTGTCtgagggttgccaagccctcgacagttccaacttagagCCCTCATTGATCTTGGCAGGGCTGCCAAGCAGCTCCTGCCCTAGAAAGTGAACTAGTAACTTCATTTGTATCcactcttgatttttttttatgatcctCATCACCTCCCACCTCATCCTCATCCCTAATCAATAACCTTTTCCCTACCAACCCGAgtcctccattttcttttttccccctttctctTGCTCTCCTCTTCCAAGTCTTTTTAACCCCACTCATTTTTTCATTTACACTCCCCTCCATAAAAAGACTAAGACCTTCACCAGCCACCCCTTCTCTTTCCTCCTCTTCTATTTCTGCCAATCCTCCCCCCTGTTCACCTCAGTTATGGATACCTCACCTTCCATCGTCTCTTTCTTCCCCTCGTATCTCTCCAAACACTCCCCATCTGTTCTTCCCTCCTTCCACACCTTGACCCTCATCTCCTTTGACACCCCATCCTCTTCATCTCCTTCCATAGAGGCTGatcccccccctcccccaacatttatatcattttcacTTTCCCCACCCCTAAAAGATATTTCTGAATTCATATTATTATTCCAACCCCCATTTTTCCCTATACCCCCTCCCATATAATTCCTTCTCTTTAAGCCCCTCCCTGCTCTTAGCCATGATCCAAACTGCTCCTGAGCTATATTCCCAGCCCCCTTACTCTCCCCCTCCCTCACACAACCCTTCTCTCCATGGACTAACCAACCACACCGAAAGCATAGCATAGGCagcttttcatatttaagattcgCCCATACATATGCCCCATTTACTTTAATCCACCTTCCTCTAACCACAGCCCTTTTCAGAGGTATCTCCACCCTTACCCGAAGGAATTCCCCCCAACCTATTCCATCACTTGGCACATCCACATCTATCAAATTTCCAAGTTACTCACCAATCACTCTTCCCTTCTCTTTCGTCATGCAGAACATTGGCAGATTATGGATCTGAATCCAAAACCACTCACTGTCAAACTTCCACTCATTTGGCTGGGAATAAACCTCAAATGCCTTAAGTGCAAACAGATGGTTGTCAAACAACCACGGTCTACCATCTAGCACTCGCCGTTTATCATTCAGAGATTGGAAGGtaatcacaaatttattatCGCCTACCTCACGAAATTCGGCAGGCTTGCTAATCCTCCAAATCTTCCCCATCGTGACAGCTAAAATCTCCCTTCCGATTGTTCGTTCCATACATATCTTTCCTATAATACTTCGTTCCCCACACTCCCGTACATCCCCCTCTGTTTCTTCTCCAACATCAACAACAAGCCTCTCCTCCTCCGAGAGCCTAAACTTCTCCCATTGTGCTTCCAGATTCTCCATACCTCCTTCCGAGGACTCTTCCATGGCTGCCTCACACAAACCTTCCTCCCAGTTAGTTATAACTGTTTTCCACCACCTCagtttctagagagaaaaagagaggagactCACCTGACCTCCATGTTTATTAACAAAGACTACGTTCTATCAAGTCCATATATAGATTACATTATCTATGGTGTAGatatcttataataataatgttcttttggaaaattatatttatacgATGGTATAGATAatatacataataaaaatacttacataatctaatttgatttagaattttttttttaaattttaatcttataaattaaactttacaatttaaaagACCATATACTCTATACACtatttgaaagtaaaataacaattaatttaTCGTAAGGGGAATGGTAAAGGGTTGTCGGTGACGTGGTAGGGGAATACGCATGCTTAACTACTAactaatgtttaaaaaaatatatagtaacatatattatatgtccTTCCTGTCCTATTATAGCAAGAAGTCAAATGTGTTTAATTATTTGCCACCCTGTAGCGTGACAGCCGCGTCTCCACGTTGTGGCAGGATAGTGGATGTCTCTCTAGTTTCTTCCTAACCCtgacaaaaggaaaaatattgaaataaacatctatttatcaaatttgaagtttttttaatttgaaacatGGCTTACCATAACAGGAATAGAAATTGGTCAACCTTCAAATCTTAATACGATATATTTAAATAACGAATCGTAGccaatcatttaataattaattagaaatcaATTAATAAGACATGattcattttaacttatttttatataaattggtTGAACTAATTATCTACATAATTTATTTGacacaattaatataattttacataaaatttagaatttatatttattaataaccacaacatatttaaaaaaaattataagactacctacaaataaaaaaatcaatacttttagattttaatctataataaaactaatattacaaattcaagaataataaatatgagcataggtccgtaattacaatctcaacagtaaaaataaaagcatattaagaaatactaatattataatccagtaataataaaattataattttaaaataaaatttaaccaGATTATTGCAAGTTGATTTCAGGTTAAACAAGTTGATCCGTTTATTAATCGTATTTTAATGAATCAATCCGTTTTTATCCGAATCTATTTATATCAAagtcaaatttattaatttcgtATTGTGTTGatattattttcacaaattatatcACATATTGTTACTCCTAATATTTTATATCCTTATGCAGCACATAAGCGTCATTAATAAcgattagaaaaataattgttatatattttcttatttctacaAAGAGAACTCATCCGTATAAATTAGAAGTAACGACCTTACCACTTTATAGATTATTATCAAGGGAGTACATATCAGTTAAACTAGCTACTTGTCTAACAAATAACAAGTTTTAACCGTAAATTATAGTCTTGATTAAAGCTAAttgtttatgtaatttttaatgtacatattttttaatggaaGTGGATATGGTGGTACAAACGTAATAGAATAATCCTTAACGCGTAGCCCGATCTTGATAAAACGACCGATCCCTTCGTCTCTTTTCCAGAAACGGCAAAATCAATCTGTTTCTCCGTCTCAAATCGGATTATTTTCTCCTTCGAAACCCGAGAGTAAAGTCGGCATCGGACTTTCATCAGAAATAACCgaatcaaattattcaaatcgaaccccaaaaaataaaaaactgcaCTTTTCATTCTTTGATCGAAATGAAGGAAGACGATGCCCTTCCAACAACGACGGCTAATGCGAAGAAAGAAAGCTCCGATTCGAGCCTCTTTGGTAAAGGCCGCTACAAGTTTTGGGCATTGGCCGCCATTTTGTTGCTCGCATTTTGGTCCATGCTAACCGGCACCGTCACTCTCCGTTGGTCCGCCGGTAACCTCAACCGCCTCTCCGACGATCTCGACAACCCCATTCGCGATGATCTCGACGTCCTCGTAagcttttccctctctctctcgctctctctctctcttgcttaGCATTTCTTCTGTCGTGTCgttggatcttgggttgggGTTTCATCTATTTGCTTGCGGTGCAGGAAatggaggagagggagaaggtGGTGAAGCACATGTGGGACGTGTACACCAATAGCCGACGGATCAGATTACCGAGGTTCTGGGAGGAGGCCTTCGAGGCTGCCTACGAGGATTTAACAAGTGACGTCCCTGGTGTCCGGGAGGCCGCCATTACTGAAATCGCTAAGATGTCAGTGCGCTCCATTGATCTCGATCCTCCCCCTGTCCAATCAACGGTTCGTAATCTTCTCCGTCTTTCTCTTATCTCGAGAGCTTCATTTTCCAGTTTCAGATGATATTACAATTCAACATTGGGCGTGGTTCGAATCTgatcttatttctttttaagttgTTGTCATCTACTACTGTTATTGTTTCTCTGTTGCCATGCTTAGTGTTCGTTCTCATTCAATAGTCAAATGGCTTGTTCAAATCCTCCATAAACTTAGAGCTTGGCCAAATGAGGAGGTTGGctaaaatatacataatttatgttaaaaacaTCCTCTATTGAATTTggtaaatctaaaataatttagacttttgctaTAGTGGTTGGTCAAATATGGAGAAtcacaattgattcaccaaacattaaaatattaatttctcactctaaacaaacattaaaatattagtttctcactctaagaaaaaatactatttgatttgtaattaagaaatttagatagaattttaaatgagtttaatcaaatattttttattattatttttttgataagtaaaatattttttattattagcattaaataacttttgaaaatatgatttttttaatattaatttaattagaatataattattattaatatttaattggtagagatacaaaatatgataaaaataaattaaataaaaaaattattaaattaataatattttattattatatagagagtgaatggataatccaatgtgggggttgaatttaaatggaatagacaaatataaaaaaatgtaatattggctaaattttgaagatgaatttggccaagacaatgagaatgctctaagagGTAGAGAACTAAATGCCAATTTATACATTTCATCACAAGCATAGCTCTTGCCcacaaaaatttccttttttgtaattatatatttatcaaattcCTTAGTTTGTTTGAAGTCAGCCtcattgagtaaaaaaattgatatctaATTCTTCCTTATATATTGTGTATAGAGCACATATTTGAGTGTCAGTATATGTTAGAGGTGAAGTTCAACTTGGCTTCACCGATTTCAAAAACCTTGGTTTTGCTTGAATCGCCAAGTATAATAGTTTTCTCTTCTTCAAGGGAGTATAGTTTTTGTTATCATAGCAGACATGTTTGTTGATACCAGAATCTATTGAACCATTTAATGTCTATCATCATTACTACAAACGGCGAATTAGTTACTttaacttgatttttttttttttttttgtttccataaCTTGCAAATCCGAGCAAAGTGCCTACTTTTGCCACAGACAAAACAAGCTTGATTTTGTGAAAGCGGTTCttagtttttattcttttggctTGGAAAGCCCTTTTTGTGAggtttattgaattttttcaatttgtttttcttcacAACTTCAATTGACTATTTCTTGGATTTTGACCTTTGGGCAAGCCACCATTTTCTAAaggaataattctatttgaatgaCTTTACACCATACACTATCCACGTGACacaatttgatttggaagataaattttaaaatttgaatcttataaatgaaatatgCGATGTAGATTGTGTCTGGCGTAAAGGTCTTCAAATAACActactctttctcttttctaaaattaaatttacctttgTCGCGGAATTCTCATTGCCATTTTGAATCATCAAAGCATATTGGCCTCTAGCTTCCTCCTCTACACGAATACGTGTGATTAACGTTTCCAAGGATCTCATTTTGTTTGTGGCACATTGACTTTTGAAAATCCCTCCACGAAGGTGGCACGTGGCAGCTTGTAAATAATGCCACAAACAATTAGATTTTCTCCAATTTTGACGCCTTCAAATCTAACCTTTGCTACAATCATTTGAAAATCTTTTGCTTGCTCTGCAACAGACTTTCCATCTACCATCTTATATTGAAGAGTAATTTcacatacaatcgtgaagtgcgtaaacgccgcgtaatcgctttgaaaaatagtagggtccactattaagaaattaatttttttcatgtaggtttcatattttattcacttttttcaaaccGATTACAcggcggttgcacaattcacggttgcaaatatcttttctctataTTAAAATAAACGACTTGATGCATATTTATTTACTCCAATTTCTTCCGTATTATATTTACTCTGTAAagttttccaaattttctttgTAGAGGAGTAAGTAGTATtgtaataatcataaaaatgatccgcaaattcatttaaaagataataCCGACAATTGTACTaatcttttatgtatttttcaacATTCTTCAGGAGCTTCACTTATGCTTTAGTCATGTTCTCGGTAGTGATCTTGCTAGGATTCTTTGTAGTGAGAACATAGGAGATGCTAAGAAGGCTTAGATAGAATAGTACCTTACACTTCTATCTCTTGAAATGAATTCCTTGAAACGGAAGAGTTTATTGAGATCTCCAACGCTTTCCTTGGAGTTTTCAGTTGTAAGATCCATTTGAATCTCTTAAAAATTGttggtaaaataaaaattacaatgaaatagAGATTGAAACGAAACCAGCTTGGACTGAGGTACGGAAAGTCGCTCTCTTTCAAGCCCTCTGCGATAGACAAATTTTCTAATGAAGCGGTGCAGTAGACCTTCTCTTGACTTGTATCCTCTAGGATATAATAGCCCAA
Above is a genomic segment from Juglans microcarpa x Juglans regia isolate MS1-56 chromosome 1D, Jm3101_v1.0, whole genome shotgun sequence containing:
- the LOC121253017 gene encoding uncharacterized protein LOC121253017; protein product: MRRLCPNIDREDGLETVLEVPIPEEMFTSMGTNLGLRCQNMLTWMKAQTSDKWSSPVIAGRFNELRFLLYLVGSPLIPLQVQLGHSIHRPVKDCSIEASTAKYIVQQYTAATGGQLALNSVHSMCVTGQVKFKTSNFHRGNERIELKKCTEEAGGFVLWQKNPDLWCLELLVSGCKVSCGSNGKISWRHSSNQQTPISKGPPRPLRRFLQGLDPRATANLFIDAMCIGERLINDDDCFILKLETSPAIREAQSGPNYDVIHHTIWGYFSQRSGLLIQFEDSRLLRMKTQLGDEDVFWETSTESVMEDYKYVDGVNIAHSGKTSVTIFRYGEQSSNHKRELEERWKIEDVDFNLWGLTMESFLPPADLE
- the LOC121253023 gene encoding uncharacterized protein LOC121253023 — translated: MKEDDALPTTTANAKKESSDSSLFGKGRYKFWALAAILLLAFWSMLTGTVTLRWSAGNLNRLSDDLDNPIRDDLDVLEMEEREKVVKHMWDVYTNSRRIRLPRFWEEAFEAAYEDLTSDVPGVREAAITEIAKMSVRSIDLDPPPVQSTTSRELRKSLKQAEKGREVVTSTGGHG